One genomic region from Fulvitalea axinellae encodes:
- a CDS encoding RNA polymerase sigma-70 factor, protein MNETNIYKHTLERYFREYYGPLCRFSNYYVRNETLAEDIVQEVFCDILRRVPVVLRSGSVKTYLQSAVYNQCMKALNREADSLITDMDLYDMDLPDGEADGISDESGVRMREIESTVVDLPDKCREIFVLSKYEGLENREIADYKHISVKTVENQMTKAIKFIRERLKANH, encoded by the coding sequence ATGAATGAAACGAATATCTACAAACACACGCTAGAGCGATATTTCCGGGAATACTATGGCCCCCTTTGCCGTTTTTCGAATTATTATGTTCGAAACGAGACCTTGGCCGAGGATATCGTGCAGGAAGTTTTTTGCGATATCCTTAGGCGCGTGCCGGTGGTTTTGAGAAGCGGTTCGGTAAAGACCTACCTACAGTCGGCGGTGTATAACCAGTGCATGAAGGCTCTGAACCGTGAGGCCGATTCCCTGATCACGGATATGGATCTTTATGATATGGACTTGCCTGATGGTGAAGCGGACGGTATAAGTGATGAAAGTGGTGTTAGGATGAGGGAAATAGAAAGTACCGTTGTGGACTTGCCTGACAAGTGCCGTGAGATTTTTGTCCTGAGCAAATATGAGGGGCTGGAAAACCGTGAAATCGCTGATTATAAGCATATATCGGTCAAGACTGTGGAGAATCAAATGACGAAAGCCATTAAGTTTATTCGGGAACGGCTGAAGGCGAATCATTGA
- a CDS encoding FecR family protein: protein MKRNKKGLHIRHLIESMGGEANARTEEKVKAWSKRAKENKERAEDLNEALQAFDDHSGESPENVSAIWQTVVERSQEAKRKKNRRRFVYIGIAASLAVLYITVPLLTRYLDNSNMAEDQIVLITESGDNVTLANQEEAIWVDVRKEMEGDKPGNESAEAEISWNTIRIPKGKRYRFILEDGTTVHLNGDSEFRFPSHFPLGKREVHLVGEAFFDVERNEDRPFSVKAGKMDVVALGTSFNVSNRKGADMVRSTLVSGKVRVDASNGERITLEPGEQASLVAGASVHKRRVDTELYTCWMEGKMIFRREKFERIKVRLEDFYGLEIDNRNKELDARHFTLVVKEGHDIGFVLEVIEALYSEDIRFERKKGKVIIH, encoded by the coding sequence ATGAAAAGGAATAAGAAAGGATTGCATATCAGGCATTTGATCGAAAGTATGGGTGGTGAGGCCAATGCCCGTACGGAAGAAAAGGTCAAAGCTTGGAGCAAACGAGCAAAGGAGAACAAAGAAAGAGCGGAGGACTTAAACGAAGCCCTTCAAGCATTTGACGATCATTCGGGAGAGTCGCCCGAAAACGTATCGGCAATCTGGCAAACAGTAGTGGAACGTTCGCAGGAAGCCAAAAGGAAAAAAAACCGTAGGCGTTTCGTTTATATTGGAATTGCGGCGTCTTTGGCGGTTCTATACATTACGGTTCCGTTGCTTACACGCTATTTGGATAATAGTAATATGGCTGAGGATCAGATTGTCCTGATTACGGAATCGGGTGATAACGTGACCTTAGCGAACCAGGAGGAAGCGATTTGGGTTGATGTCCGAAAGGAGATGGAAGGCGATAAGCCTGGGAATGAATCAGCGGAAGCGGAGATTTCGTGGAATACGATTCGCATTCCGAAGGGAAAACGCTATCGCTTTATTTTGGAGGACGGCACGACTGTGCATCTCAACGGAGACAGCGAGTTCAGATTCCCAAGCCACTTCCCTTTAGGCAAACGGGAAGTTCATCTTGTAGGAGAAGCCTTTTTCGATGTGGAAAGGAATGAGGATAGACCGTTTAGTGTAAAGGCTGGCAAGATGGATGTTGTGGCCTTGGGGACGAGCTTTAACGTGTCGAATCGAAAGGGAGCCGATATGGTTCGTTCAACGCTGGTGAGCGGAAAGGTACGAGTGGATGCGTCAAACGGTGAACGAATCACGCTTGAGCCTGGGGAGCAGGCGTCTTTAGTGGCGGGGGCTAGTGTACACAAACGGCGAGTGGATACGGAACTGTACACCTGTTGGATGGAAGGCAAGATGATTTTTCGGAGGGAAAAGTTTGAGCGGATCAAAGTAAGGTTAGAGGATTTTTACGGATTGGAGATCGATAACCGGAACAAGGAGCTAGATGCTAGACATTTTACCTTGGTAGTGAAGGAGGGGCATGACATCGGTTTCGTGTTGGAAGTAATCGAAGCCTTGTATTCCGAGGATATTCGCTTTGAAAGGAAAAAAGGAAAGGTGATAATCCACTGA
- a CDS encoding TonB-dependent receptor, producing MKNNYEKKGFSGRKSFLKALTFLMAFWLGVQAQGYGSVFIRFDKITLEQAFRKIEKETDYSVVFIHEDIQLKKMISYEFKDQRIEGVLKTMLKGTGLDFEIKKDLILIKRKKAVKESVKSDDSINTRNAQDNKLTVSGKVTDKDGEGLPGVNILIKGTVKGVITDYEGRYSLEVSKSDVLVFSFIGYVSEEVQVNNRSTIDISLAEDLTKLEEVVVVGYGTQKRERVTTAVSSVKSDAFTQGAVNDAGSLIQGKVAGLSITRPDGNPTSNTQINLRGISTINSGTGPLVLIDGIPGDLNTVAAEDIESLDVLKDGSAAAIYGTRGSNGVILITTKSAKTGTPTTVELNAYATTQKLINNVEFLSADEYRELVKAGKPGATDYGSDVDWLDEVTRTPVSQVYNLSVKGGNDKTTYIANVNYRMQEGVIKKSDNEKMFGRVEVSHRMLDNKLKADFSLSGYSQDYYGYNNNVYRNGLTYNPTDPLKDANGKWSEHPGITAYQNPVALLEETEADNNVINLRGFGALTYTPIEALTFKALASNNIKKHNEGYYESKKHYSTARSNRNGLARRSFSRNEDNLFELTGLYNGEWAEHTFSFLGGYSYRKNTSERFSARNYNFPADETTYNNLGGGRALKDGAASMSSNKTESVLVGYFARVNYAYKDKYLLMASVRHEGSTKFGDNYKWGSFPAVSLGWNLHKESFLEDSKVLSSLKLRGGYGVTGIEPDEAYMSLALLNFKRSYYYDGNWGFAVSPATNVNPDLRWEKKKETNIGIDFGLFDNRLFGTLDLYNRRTTDLIMNYPVPTPPYLYDNIFANAAVMDNKGLELSVNYLAVKKKDLEWTTGINFSTNRNELVSLSDESFRIEGGFIDLGSAGEPIQQRLQRIAIGEPIGNFYGYKSIDIDDQGYWIIEGADGEPKSIKDQQPEDKQVLGNGLPDFNLNWNNTVRYKNWDFSVLMRGAFGFQILNQNRMWYEAPVMLTRGNILKSSSDKIYGKRVLADDQELQYVSYYLEDGDYWKIDNVTVGYTFDLKNSKIKNARVYFSALNLYTFTGYNGNDPEVSTSYNGNPLVPGVDNKHRYPSTRSFTVGFSASF from the coding sequence ATGAAAAACAACTATGAAAAGAAAGGCTTTTCCGGCCGGAAAAGCTTTTTGAAGGCCCTGACTTTTTTGATGGCCTTCTGGTTGGGGGTACAGGCCCAGGGCTATGGATCTGTTTTTATCCGCTTCGATAAGATTACCTTGGAGCAGGCTTTTAGGAAGATCGAGAAAGAGACCGACTATTCGGTCGTCTTTATCCATGAGGACATCCAGCTCAAGAAAATGATCAGCTATGAGTTTAAGGACCAACGCATTGAAGGCGTGCTTAAGACCATGCTTAAGGGTACGGGCCTTGATTTCGAAATCAAAAAAGACCTTATTCTGATCAAAAGAAAAAAGGCGGTGAAAGAATCCGTTAAGAGCGATGATTCCATCAATACCCGCAATGCGCAGGATAATAAGCTTACGGTGTCTGGAAAAGTCACCGATAAAGATGGCGAAGGCCTTCCGGGCGTGAATATCCTGATAAAAGGAACCGTCAAAGGTGTGATTACTGATTATGAGGGGCGCTACTCGTTAGAGGTTTCGAAGTCGGATGTTCTCGTTTTTTCATTCATCGGATATGTCAGCGAAGAGGTGCAGGTTAATAACCGTTCGACGATCGATATTAGCCTAGCCGAAGATTTGACCAAGCTGGAGGAAGTAGTGGTCGTGGGTTACGGTACGCAGAAGCGCGAACGGGTTACTACGGCGGTAAGTTCCGTGAAGTCGGACGCTTTTACTCAGGGTGCCGTAAACGACGCCGGTTCTTTGATACAAGGCAAAGTGGCCGGCTTGTCGATCACCCGTCCCGACGGGAACCCGACCAGCAACACGCAGATCAACCTTAGGGGTATCTCGACAATCAATTCCGGCACAGGACCCTTGGTATTGATCGACGGAATTCCCGGCGACTTGAATACCGTGGCGGCGGAAGACATCGAGTCTCTGGACGTTTTGAAAGACGGTTCGGCGGCGGCGATTTACGGTACCCGAGGTTCGAACGGCGTGATTTTGATCACGACCAAATCGGCCAAGACAGGAACGCCGACGACGGTGGAGCTGAACGCTTACGCTACAACGCAGAAGCTGATCAACAATGTGGAGTTCCTTTCGGCCGACGAATACCGCGAGTTGGTGAAGGCTGGCAAGCCCGGAGCCACGGACTATGGTTCGGACGTGGATTGGCTCGACGAAGTTACCCGCACGCCCGTATCGCAGGTATATAACCTTTCGGTGAAGGGCGGTAATGACAAGACTACCTATATCGCCAACGTGAACTACAGGATGCAGGAAGGCGTGATCAAGAAATCCGATAACGAGAAGATGTTCGGAAGGGTGGAAGTGTCGCACCGCATGCTTGATAATAAGCTGAAGGCCGACTTTTCTTTGAGCGGTTATTCGCAGGATTATTACGGATACAACAACAATGTATACCGTAACGGACTGACTTACAACCCTACGGACCCCTTGAAGGACGCCAATGGAAAGTGGTCGGAGCATCCGGGCATCACGGCGTATCAGAATCCGGTGGCCTTGCTTGAGGAGACCGAAGCGGACAATAACGTGATCAACCTCAGGGGTTTCGGAGCCTTGACGTATACGCCTATCGAAGCTTTGACTTTTAAGGCTTTGGCTTCTAACAATATCAAAAAACATAACGAAGGATATTACGAATCGAAGAAGCATTACTCTACGGCCCGTTCCAACCGAAACGGCCTTGCCAGACGTTCGTTCAGCCGTAACGAGGATAACCTTTTCGAACTCACGGGCCTCTATAACGGAGAGTGGGCCGAGCATACTTTTTCTTTTCTCGGAGGATACAGTTACCGTAAGAACACTTCGGAACGATTCAGCGCCAGAAACTATAATTTTCCCGCTGACGAGACAACGTATAACAACCTGGGCGGTGGCCGGGCGCTGAAAGACGGTGCCGCAAGTATGAGCTCGAACAAAACCGAAAGCGTTTTGGTAGGCTACTTCGCCCGTGTCAATTACGCTTATAAAGACAAGTACCTGTTGATGGCCAGTGTACGCCATGAGGGCTCCACGAAGTTTGGCGACAATTATAAATGGGGAAGCTTCCCGGCGGTATCCTTGGGGTGGAATCTCCATAAGGAATCTTTCTTGGAAGACAGCAAGGTGCTCTCAAGTTTGAAACTTCGTGGCGGTTATGGCGTGACGGGAATCGAGCCTGACGAAGCCTATATGTCTTTGGCCCTTTTGAATTTCAAGCGTAGTTATTATTACGATGGCAACTGGGGCTTCGCCGTTTCGCCCGCGACTAACGTGAACCCCGACTTGCGCTGGGAGAAAAAGAAGGAAACGAATATCGGTATCGACTTCGGACTTTTTGACAACCGCCTCTTCGGCACCTTGGACCTTTACAACCGTCGTACGACGGACCTGATCATGAACTATCCGGTTCCGACGCCACCGTACCTTTATGATAACATCTTCGCCAACGCCGCTGTGATGGATAACAAGGGCTTGGAGCTGAGTGTCAACTATCTGGCCGTGAAGAAAAAGGATTTGGAATGGACGACGGGCATTAACTTCTCGACCAACAGAAACGAACTCGTTAGCCTTAGCGACGAATCTTTCCGCATCGAAGGAGGCTTTATCGACTTGGGATCAGCCGGTGAGCCGATCCAGCAAAGACTGCAGCGAATCGCCATCGGCGAACCGATCGGTAACTTTTACGGATACAAAAGCATAGACATCGACGACCAAGGCTATTGGATTATCGAAGGCGCCGACGGTGAGCCAAAATCAATCAAGGACCAACAGCCTGAAGACAAGCAAGTGCTGGGCAATGGCCTTCCGGATTTCAATTTGAACTGGAATAACACCGTTCGTTACAAGAACTGGGACTTCTCCGTTTTGATGCGTGGCGCTTTCGGTTTCCAGATCCTGAACCAGAACCGCATGTGGTACGAAGCGCCGGTTATGCTTACCCGTGGCAATATTCTCAAGTCAAGCTCGGATAAGATCTACGGCAAACGAGTCTTGGCCGACGATCAGGAACTGCAATACGTAAGCTATTACCTCGAAGACGGCGACTACTGGAAGATCGATAACGTGACCGTTGGTTATACTTTCGATCTGAAAAACAGCAAGATCAAAAACGCCCGCGTATACTTCTCGGCTTTGAACCTTTACACCTTCACTGGTTACAATGGCAACGACCCGGAAGTGAGCACCTCCTATAACGGCAATCCGCTAGTGCCCGGCGTCGACAACAAGCACCGCTACCCGAGCACACGCTCGTTTACGGTTGGCTTCAGCGCCTCTTTTTGA
- a CDS encoding RagB/SusD family nutrient uptake outer membrane protein, which translates to MKRTLYILSLSLLTGLMSCNDLEEAPFSQISQDGYSYSNPRQAMGIAYANMRYLMGIQEYYMSQELCTDEIVAPANASGWDDGGIFKKMHFHSWDSESPQSRHLWSKPYTGIIHCNRVIEQLESGLIPATDEIKTEYMAEMRAVRAFYYWQLMDNFGDVPLVTSSSQELPELSTRKELYDFIVAELTAIDKDLNEAVDSKSYGTFHRWAGKALLANVYLNAEVYTGEAKWDACLKVCQEIIDSGKYMMDADYRTPFSTNNHADSKEIIFPIVFDNINAKGNNFTHLFSWGAGMKDKLLLNSTPWGAGTAMGITQHIDTYDEKDGRLADNWLIGTQYKHNSTEPCLGNYDKLGKPLTYTKDIPNASYTSETEGYRMNKFEVKVGAEFQLDNDFPFFRYTQVMMMKAECLLRQGKADEAATLVTQVRKRNFENESDATLTGADLNADTKYQYGFYKTDYGTEIEAGDQSAVAYGGLYDELGYEFAWEAHRRRDMIRFGTFTTKSWLSHKPNGDHRKVFPIPQQAINANPKLEQRYY; encoded by the coding sequence ATGAAAAGAACATTATATATACTTTCCCTTTCACTTTTAACGGGGCTGATGTCCTGTAACGATCTGGAAGAGGCCCCTTTTTCGCAAATATCGCAGGACGGATACAGCTATTCGAACCCGAGGCAGGCCATGGGCATCGCCTATGCCAATATGCGCTACCTGATGGGAATACAGGAATATTATATGAGCCAAGAACTCTGCACCGATGAGATCGTGGCACCGGCGAACGCCTCGGGGTGGGATGACGGCGGTATTTTCAAGAAGATGCACTTTCATAGTTGGGATTCGGAGTCCCCGCAGTCGAGGCACCTTTGGAGCAAACCCTATACGGGCATTATACATTGTAATAGGGTCATCGAACAGTTGGAGTCGGGTTTGATTCCGGCTACAGACGAGATTAAGACGGAATACATGGCCGAAATGCGCGCCGTGAGGGCTTTTTACTATTGGCAGTTGATGGACAATTTCGGCGACGTTCCTTTGGTAACCAGCTCTAGCCAGGAACTTCCCGAACTGTCGACGCGCAAAGAGCTTTATGACTTTATAGTAGCCGAGCTTACAGCCATCGATAAGGATTTGAACGAAGCTGTCGATTCAAAAAGCTACGGGACTTTCCATCGTTGGGCAGGGAAGGCACTTTTGGCCAATGTATACCTGAATGCTGAAGTATATACGGGTGAAGCGAAGTGGGACGCTTGCCTGAAGGTATGTCAGGAGATTATCGACTCGGGCAAGTATATGATGGATGCGGACTATCGCACGCCCTTCAGCACGAATAACCACGCCGATTCGAAGGAGATCATTTTCCCGATCGTATTCGACAACATAAACGCCAAAGGTAATAACTTCACCCATCTGTTTTCATGGGGTGCGGGTATGAAGGACAAACTGTTGCTTAACTCCACTCCTTGGGGCGCCGGAACGGCTATGGGCATTACGCAACACATCGATACTTATGATGAGAAAGACGGACGTTTGGCCGACAATTGGTTGATCGGCACGCAGTACAAACACAACAGCACCGAGCCGTGCTTGGGGAATTACGATAAGCTCGGTAAGCCATTGACCTATACCAAAGACATCCCGAACGCTTCGTATACAAGCGAAACGGAGGGCTATCGAATGAATAAGTTCGAGGTTAAAGTCGGCGCCGAATTCCAGCTGGACAACGACTTTCCCTTCTTCCGATATACACAGGTAATGATGATGAAGGCCGAATGTCTTTTGCGTCAAGGCAAGGCCGATGAGGCGGCTACGCTCGTGACACAAGTTCGTAAACGTAATTTTGAGAATGAAAGCGACGCAACGCTTACCGGAGCAGACCTGAACGCCGACACGAAGTACCAATACGGATTCTACAAGACCGACTACGGCACGGAGATCGAAGCCGGCGACCAGAGCGCCGTCGCATACGGAGGCCTGTATGACGAACTTGGCTATGAGTTCGCATGGGAAGCGCATCGCCGTCGAGATATGATTCGTTTCGGAACCTTTACCACCAAAAGCTGGCTGTCGCACAAACCGAACGGAGACCATAGAAAGGTTTTTCCGATACCTCAACAAGCGATTAACGCCAATCCAAAATTGGAGCAACGTTATTATTAA
- a CDS encoding helix-turn-helix domain-containing protein, which translates to MSQLNIAHRAQIYLGIRNGKTDAQIARGIGFHRGTVGREIMRNGGRENYDLWRAQRARDIRQGMAVTDRILFGGGVPFNSRLRNLGLKYAHLSHLHIHWYDYYQDRFFRKAEAWRYRRYISGKSKAGALPLVKPQGRNLAVADGFVVESKGLIAEVCLWYRFEIIQCAIPLTVIYIGTGLTLSVLVILFKSLGRDFFLKTVFFGGYAIF; encoded by the coding sequence ATGTCTCAATTGAACATCGCCCACAGAGCCCAAATATACCTAGGCATCCGCAATGGCAAAACGGACGCTCAGATAGCCCGTGGTATCGGTTTCCATAGAGGAACCGTGGGACGTGAGATTATGCGCAATGGCGGTAGGGAAAACTATGACCTCTGGCGCGCCCAACGCGCCCGTGATATCCGGCAAGGCATGGCCGTAACGGATCGAATACTTTTTGGCGGAGGAGTGCCCTTTAATTCTCGTTTGCGAAATCTTGGGTTGAAATATGCCCACCTTTCGCATTTGCATATCCATTGGTATGATTATTACCAAGACCGTTTTTTTCGTAAAGCGGAGGCTTGGCGGTATAGGAGATACATATCGGGCAAGAGTAAGGCTGGAGCCTTACCGTTGGTTAAACCACAAGGTCGGAACCTTGCGGTGGCAGATGGTTTTGTGGTAGAGAGCAAAGGATTGATTGCTGAAGTGTGTTTATGGTACCGTTTCGAGATTATTCAATGCGCAATACCGTTGACGGTAATTTATATAGGGACTGGGCTTACCCTGTCCGTTCTCGTTATACTTTTCAAATCGTTAGGCAGGGATTTCTTTTTAAAGACGGTATTCTTTGGAGGATATGCCATTTTTTGA